In bacterium, one genomic interval encodes:
- a CDS encoding AbrB/MazE/SpoVT family DNA-binding domain-containing protein — protein MVKLTIRKVGNSLGMTLPAEAAKALRVKEGDALYLTRTPDGYQIVPYDPDFEQAMRKAEGFMARYRNALRELAK, from the coding sequence ATGGTCAAGCTGACGATCCGCAAGGTCGGCAACTCCCTCGGGATGACACTGCCCGCCGAGGCCGCCAAGGCGCTCAGGGTGAAGGAAGGGGATGCCCTCTACCTGACCCGCACCCCCGACGGCTACCAGATCGTGCCCTACGACCCCGATTTCGAGCAGGCCATGCGCAAGGCCGAGGGCTTCATGGCTCGCTACCGCAATGCCCTGCGGGAGCTGGCCAAGTGA
- a CDS encoding sigma-70 family RNA polymerase sigma factor: MPSGPRQPHADTPTLVLVRGARSGDQAALEELCRRYLPRLERFARGRLPAYARGTLDTRDLVQDALVNSLAKLENFDPQSPGCFQAYTRQAILNALRNRVQRVKPKASQTLVLENAPDHTPSPLEELLGRDALDRYETALAGLDADERELIVGRLEFHCSFQELADTTGRASPDAARMAFKRALLRLAGAMDEGEPVHG; the protein is encoded by the coding sequence ATGCCGTCCGGCCCGCGCCAGCCCCACGCCGACACCCCCACGCTCGTGCTCGTGCGCGGGGCGCGGTCCGGCGACCAGGCGGCCCTCGAGGAGCTGTGCCGGCGCTACCTGCCCCGGCTCGAGCGCTTCGCCCGCGGCCGGCTGCCCGCCTACGCCCGCGGCACCCTCGACACGCGCGACCTGGTGCAGGACGCGCTGGTGAACTCCCTCGCGAAGCTCGAGAACTTCGACCCCCAGAGCCCGGGCTGCTTCCAGGCCTACACGCGGCAGGCGATCCTCAACGCCCTGCGCAACCGGGTGCAGCGGGTGAAGCCCAAGGCTTCGCAGACGCTCGTGCTGGAGAACGCGCCCGACCACACGCCGTCGCCGCTGGAGGAACTGCTCGGCCGCGACGCCCTCGACCGCTACGAGACGGCCCTGGCCGGACTGGATGCGGACGAGCGCGAGCTCATCGTCGGGCGGCTCGAGTTCCACTGCAGCTTCCAGGAGCTGGCCGACACCACGGGCCGCGCCTCGCCCGACGCGGCGCGCATGGCCTTCAAGCGCGCGCTGCTGCGCCTGGCCGGGGCCATGGACGAGGGGGAGCCGGTCCATGGCTGA